The nucleotide sequence ATGTCCACGATTTCGACGTTCCCGGGGTGCGCCGTGCCGGTGCGGGTGCTGGGTGCCCTGGACATGCACGACGACAAGGGGCCTGACACCAAGATTCTGGCCGTGGTCAGCGTCGACCCGCGCCTCGAGCAAGTGCGGGCCTTCGACCAGGTCCCGCCTCACTTCCTGCGGGAAGTCGAGCACTTCTTCCGGGTGTACAAGGAGCTGGAAGGCAAGACCTGCGTCATCCACGGCTGGCGCAGGGAGCCGGAGGCGTGGCAGCTCATCCGGGAAGCCCGGGAACGGGCGGCCGCCGCCCGCAAGCAGGTGATGCAGCCTCTCGGCCCCGACGGCCTGGCTGCTCCCGCCGCCGGCGGTGCGCGTCCGGCATCTACGGCCCCCTGAGGCTGCTCACCGGGGGATGCCGAACAGGGCCGCCGCTGCCGCCGTGGTCGAGGCCGCTACGGCCCATGCCTCGAGGCCCCGGAGCTCCGCCAGGGCCCGGGCGATGACGGGGACGTACGCGGGCTCGTTGCGCTTCCCCCGGTGCGGCACCGGCGCCAGGTAAGGTGCATCCGTCTCGAGCAGCACGCGCTCGATCGGCACGGAGGAAGCGACCTCCCTCACCTGCCGGGCGCTCGGGAACGTCAGCATCCCACCGATGCCCAGGTACCAGCCCAGGTCGAGAGCCTCCCTCGCCTGCTCGGCGGTGCCGGCGAAGGCGTGAAGTACCCCGCGAACGCCCGGGTAGCGAGCCAGGGTGTCGAGGACCTGCCGCTCCGCCTCCCGGGCGTGGATGATCGCCGGTTTCCCGAGAGCCTGCGCCAGGGCCAGCTGTCGCTCGAAGACCGCCTGCTGCACGCCGGGCGGCGCGAAGCGGTAGTGGTAGTCGAGCCCTATCTCCCCGATGGCGACCACCTGCGGGGCCGCCGCGAGCGTCTCGATACGGCGGGCGGC is from Limnochorda sp. L945t and encodes:
- a CDS encoding inorganic diphosphatase, which gives rise to MTASQPGPQPGAGEQALLVVIEVPKGCQNKYEYDPKLDRMVLNRVLYSPVYYPGEYGFVPDTLAEDGDPLDVLVMSTISTFPGCAVPVRVLGALDMHDDKGPDTKILAVVSVDPRLEQVRAFDQVPPHFLREVEHFFRVYKELEGKTCVIHGWRREPEAWQLIREARERAAAARKQVMQPLGPDGLAAPAAGGARPASTAP
- a CDS encoding TatD family hydrolase, which gives rise to MRPLVDLVDTHLHLDDARFEADRGAVLERAYQAGVRDVITCGSDLASSEANLALARRFSERGEEPPDPATACSSPARVWVAVGIHPHEAGRVADLEEAARRIETLAAAPQVVAIGEIGLDYHYRFAPPGVQQAVFERQLALAQALGKPAIIHAREAERQVLDTLARYPGVRGVLHAFAGTAEQAREALDLGWYLGIGGMLTFPSARQVREVASSVPIERVLLETDAPYLAPVPHRGKRNEPAYVPVIARALAELRGLEAWAVAASTTAAAAALFGIPR